The following are from one region of the Shinella sp. PSBB067 genome:
- a CDS encoding heavy metal translocating P-type ATPase, which yields MEHDHQHAAPDIPAGTETAKDPVCGMTVAVKTDGRHAAFQGETFHFCSEKCQTKFEADPWFYASGRAAGQKKAAPANVQYTCPMHPEIVRDAPGSCPICGMALEPMVPSDEPSEELTDFTRRMWISAAAAVPLIILTMGELVALPVRDWIGHQTASYLEFMLATPIILWAALPFFRRGWDSIVNRSPNMWTLISIGVAAAYLYSIVATFLPGLFPEQYRMGHGVGTYFEAAVVIVALVFVGQVLELRARERTGDAIRALLDLAPKTARRILPDGTEYDAPLENIMEGDRLRVRPGDAVPVDGTVIEGRSSLDESMLTGESMPVEKGPGHAVTGATINKNGSLVIEAGKVGSDTVLAQIVAMVSNARRSRAPIQGLADRVSAVFVPTVVAIAIIAFIVWMIFGPEPALVFAIASAVSVLIIACPCALGLATPISITTAAGRGAQAGVLIKDAEALERMAGVDTLIVDKTGTLTMGKPKLTDVVALGDTAETDLLSLAAALERGSEHPLAEAIVEGAEAQGAPRQEATDFDAVTGKGVQGRVGGRAVALGNAAMMREMGLDTAQAEANADTLRTEGKTAMFVALDGALVGIVAVADPIKDSTAQAIRELHAQGLRVIMATGDNERTAQAVAGKLGIDEVRAGILPEAKKDLIDQLRRDGHKIAMAGDGVNDAPALAAADVGIAMGTGADVAMESAGITLLGGDLMGIVRARKLARATLRNIKQNLFFAFAYNALGVPIAAGLLYPVTGLLLSPMIAAAAMSLSSVSVITNALRLRRVDL from the coding sequence ATGGAGCATGATCACCAACACGCGGCGCCCGATATCCCGGCGGGGACAGAGACGGCGAAGGACCCGGTCTGCGGGATGACGGTCGCGGTCAAGACGGACGGGCGTCACGCCGCGTTCCAGGGCGAGACCTTTCATTTCTGCTCGGAGAAATGCCAGACGAAGTTCGAGGCGGATCCGTGGTTCTACGCCTCCGGCAGGGCTGCCGGGCAGAAGAAGGCTGCTCCGGCCAACGTCCAGTACACCTGTCCGATGCACCCCGAGATCGTCCGGGATGCGCCGGGTTCCTGCCCGATCTGCGGCATGGCGCTGGAGCCGATGGTTCCCTCGGACGAGCCGAGCGAGGAGTTGACCGACTTCACCCGCCGGATGTGGATTTCCGCCGCGGCGGCGGTGCCGCTCATTATCCTGACGATGGGTGAACTGGTCGCGCTGCCGGTGCGCGACTGGATCGGGCATCAGACCGCCAGCTATCTCGAATTCATGCTGGCCACGCCGATCATCCTCTGGGCCGCCTTGCCGTTCTTCCGGCGCGGCTGGGACTCGATCGTGAACCGCAGCCCCAACATGTGGACGCTGATCAGCATCGGCGTGGCGGCGGCCTATCTTTACTCGATCGTCGCGACGTTCCTGCCGGGCCTCTTTCCCGAACAGTACCGGATGGGCCACGGCGTCGGCACCTATTTTGAGGCGGCGGTGGTGATCGTCGCGCTGGTCTTCGTGGGTCAGGTGCTGGAACTACGAGCGCGCGAACGCACAGGTGACGCGATCCGCGCACTTCTGGATCTGGCGCCCAAGACGGCGCGGCGCATCCTGCCGGACGGCACCGAATACGACGCGCCGCTGGAGAACATCATGGAGGGCGACCGGCTGCGCGTGCGCCCGGGCGATGCGGTGCCTGTGGACGGGACGGTGATCGAGGGTCGGTCTTCGCTGGACGAGAGCATGCTGACCGGCGAGTCCATGCCGGTCGAAAAGGGCCCGGGCCATGCGGTGACCGGCGCCACGATCAACAAGAACGGTTCCTTGGTGATCGAGGCGGGCAAGGTCGGGTCCGACACCGTTCTGGCGCAGATCGTGGCGATGGTGTCGAACGCGCGCCGCTCGCGCGCACCGATCCAGGGTCTGGCCGACCGCGTGTCGGCGGTGTTCGTGCCAACCGTGGTCGCCATCGCCATCATAGCCTTCATAGTCTGGATGATCTTCGGGCCGGAACCCGCGCTGGTCTTTGCCATCGCCTCTGCAGTGTCCGTCCTCATCATTGCCTGCCCATGCGCGCTTGGCCTTGCGACGCCGATCTCCATCACCACGGCCGCGGGGCGCGGCGCACAGGCGGGCGTGCTGATCAAGGACGCCGAGGCGCTGGAGCGTATGGCGGGTGTCGATACGCTCATCGTCGACAAGACCGGCACGCTGACCATGGGCAAGCCGAAGCTGACGGACGTTGTGGCGCTTGGCGACACCGCCGAGACAGACCTGCTGTCGCTGGCCGCAGCTCTGGAGCGCGGCTCGGAACACCCGCTGGCTGAGGCGATCGTTGAGGGAGCCGAGGCGCAGGGTGCGCCGCGTCAGGAGGCCACGGACTTCGACGCCGTCACCGGAAAGGGCGTGCAGGGCCGCGTCGGTGGGCGCGCGGTGGCGCTCGGCAACGCGGCGATGATGCGGGAGATGGGGCTCGACACCGCGCAGGCCGAGGCAAACGCCGACACCCTGCGCACCGAGGGCAAGACGGCGATGTTCGTCGCTCTTGATGGCGCGCTCGTCGGCATCGTGGCGGTCGCCGACCCGATCAAGGACAGCACCGCGCAAGCCATCAGGGAACTTCATGCCCAGGGTCTGCGGGTCATCATGGCGACCGGCGACAACGAGCGCACGGCCCAGGCGGTGGCGGGCAAGCTCGGCATCGATGAAGTGCGTGCGGGCATCCTGCCCGAGGCAAAGAAGGACCTGATCGACCAGTTACGCCGCGACGGCCACAAGATCGCGATGGCGGGCGACGGGGTGAACGACGCGCCCGCGCTGGCCGCGGCCGATGTCGGCATCGCCATGGGCACCGGGGCCGATGTGGCGATGGAAAGCGCAGGCATCACCCTGTTGGGCGGCGACCTGATGGGCATCGTGCGGGCGCGCAAGCTCGCCCGCGCCACCCTGCGCAACATCAAGCAGAACCTGTTCTTCGCCTTCGCATACAACGCGCTTGGCGTCCCCATCGCCGCCGGGCTGCTTTACCCTGTCACCGGACTTCTGCTCTCGCCGATGATCGCCGCGGCGGCGATGAGCCTGTCGTCGGTCTCGGTGATTACCAATGCGTTGCGGCTCAGGCGGGTCGATCTCTGA
- a CDS encoding D-Ala-D-Ala carboxypeptidase family metallohydrolase has product MTTTFHRHWRDVPEGTWRWPNFSPAEIACRGTGKLLINEPALDKLQALRDRLGKPLIVRSAYRSPEHNRAVGGATRSKHLDGAAFDIAMANHDPVAFEAAAREVGFLGFGFYPRSGFIHADVGPARQWGERFPVRETAFAAETPPAREVLADSRTMKGGGAAGVATLGAAGVEVAQSVLAETQTAILPLVPYLDTLRWVFIAVALGGIAVTIYARLDDWRRGQR; this is encoded by the coding sequence ATGACCACGACCTTCCACCGCCATTGGCGTGATGTGCCTGAGGGCACCTGGCGCTGGCCGAATTTCTCACCCGCCGAGATTGCCTGCCGGGGCACCGGCAAGCTGCTGATCAACGAACCCGCGCTCGACAAGCTGCAGGCGCTACGCGACCGGCTGGGCAAGCCGCTGATCGTTCGCTCCGCCTACCGCAGCCCAGAGCACAACCGCGCCGTCGGCGGAGCGACCCGCTCCAAGCACCTCGACGGCGCGGCTTTCGACATCGCCATGGCGAACCACGACCCGGTGGCGTTCGAGGCCGCGGCGCGGGAGGTCGGGTTCCTCGGCTTCGGGTTCTACCCGCGCTCGGGCTTCATCCATGCCGATGTCGGGCCCGCACGGCAGTGGGGCGAGCGCTTCCCGGTCCGGGAGACGGCTTTCGCAGCCGAGACGCCGCCCGCGCGCGAAGTGCTGGCCGACAGCCGCACCATGAAGGGCGGTGGCGCGGCTGGCGTGGCGACGTTGGGTGCTGCGGGCGTCGAGGTGGCGCAGAGCGTCCTGGCCGAGACCCAGACCGCCATCCTGCCGCTGGTGCCGTATCTCGACACCCTGCGCTGGGTGTTCATCGCCGTGGCGCTCGGCGGCATCGCGGTCACGATCTACGCGCGTCTCGACGACTGGCGCCGGGGGCAGCGGTGA
- a CDS encoding APC family permease: MTKSDYEKNSITLPGAVAMGTGVMIGAGIFALTGQIAELAGPLFPLSFVVGAIVTAFSAYTYIKMSNAYPSAGGIGMILKKAYGPTTVAAGAALLMALSMVINESLVARTFGTYTLRAFGGDPDSVLVPILGVGLIVFAWLVNVSGNRSVGLFSIVMAVLKVGGIALFGAAGLWASGISFEATGGDMGATGFVASVALSILAFKGFTTITNSGAEVTDPHRNVGRAIIWSIAICVVVYLLVAFAVGSSLPLDRIVAAKDYALAEAAQPSLGQTGFYLTVALALVATASGLIASVFAVSRMLAMLTDMKMIPHSHFGMPGAIKDHTLVYTVVIAGFLTIFFDLSRIASLGAFFYLVMDMIIHFGVFRHLREEIGARGWVLLTAIAFDSVVLAAFAGMKWQSDPLIVVLGAIGMALVFLFVGIFLARNPAPEDAHDHQ; the protein is encoded by the coding sequence ATGACGAAAAGCGATTACGAGAAGAACAGCATCACCCTGCCTGGCGCGGTCGCCATGGGCACCGGCGTGATGATCGGCGCGGGCATCTTCGCGCTGACCGGGCAGATCGCCGAATTGGCCGGGCCTCTCTTCCCGCTCTCGTTTGTCGTCGGCGCCATCGTGACAGCCTTCAGCGCCTACACCTACATCAAGATGTCGAACGCATACCCGTCTGCGGGCGGCATCGGGATGATCCTGAAGAAAGCCTACGGACCAACGACGGTCGCGGCGGGCGCCGCTCTCCTGATGGCGCTATCGATGGTCATCAACGAAAGCCTCGTCGCGCGCACCTTCGGAACCTACACCCTGCGAGCCTTCGGCGGTGATCCGGACAGCGTTCTCGTCCCAATCCTCGGCGTCGGGCTGATCGTCTTCGCCTGGCTCGTGAATGTGTCGGGCAACCGGTCCGTCGGGCTGTTCTCCATCGTCATGGCCGTACTCAAGGTGGGCGGCATCGCGCTGTTCGGGGCAGCCGGCCTCTGGGCGAGCGGCATCTCGTTCGAGGCGACGGGTGGAGACATGGGCGCCACCGGCTTCGTGGCGTCGGTTGCGCTGTCGATCCTGGCCTTCAAGGGCTTCACCACCATCACCAACAGCGGCGCAGAGGTCACCGACCCGCACCGCAATGTGGGCCGGGCCATCATCTGGTCGATTGCCATCTGCGTCGTCGTCTATCTGCTGGTGGCCTTCGCGGTCGGCTCCAGCCTGCCGCTCGACCGTATCGTGGCGGCGAAGGACTACGCGTTGGCCGAAGCGGCCCAGCCCTCCCTCGGTCAGACCGGCTTCTACCTGACGGTGGCGCTGGCGCTGGTGGCCACGGCGTCAGGTCTGATCGCCAGCGTGTTCGCGGTCTCGCGGATGCTGGCGATGCTGACCGACATGAAAATGATCCCGCACAGCCATTTCGGGATGCCGGGCGCAATCAAGGACCACACGCTCGTCTACACCGTCGTGATCGCAGGATTCCTGACAATTTTCTTCGACCTCAGCCGGATCGCTTCGCTCGGGGCCTTCTTCTATCTGGTGATGGACATGATCATCCACTTCGGCGTGTTCCGGCATCTGCGCGAGGAAATCGGCGCTCGGGGCTGGGTGTTGCTGACGGCAATCGCCTTCGATTCCGTGGTCCTAGCCGCCTTTGCCGGGATGAAGTGGCAGTCCGACCCCTTGATCGTCGTCCTGGGTGCGATCGGCATGGCGCTGGTGTTCCTGTTTGTCGGGATCTTCCTCGCACGCAATCCCGCCCCGGAAGATGCTCACGACCACCAATGA
- a CDS encoding TVP38/TMEM64 family protein, translating into MSLRVAILAGLTIFGIVLLGVWLVAPSVFAEARGLLDGERLETLVARAGLWGPVLIVTLMTVAVVASPIPSAPIALAAGAAYGHLWGTVQVVIGAELGALIAFGLARVLGYDVLRRVFGDRVDAGLLGSQTALTATVFASRLMPFVSFDMISYAAGLSRLHAWRFAFATLAGIIPASFLLAHFGGEAVSGDLGRATWAVLGLGLVTGLPLLWVALRQKPEKENP; encoded by the coding sequence ATGAGCCTGCGCGTCGCCATTCTCGCGGGCCTTACGATCTTCGGGATCGTCCTGCTCGGCGTCTGGTTGGTCGCGCCCTCGGTGTTCGCCGAGGCTCGCGGACTTCTGGACGGCGAACGTCTGGAAACGCTGGTGGCGCGTGCGGGTCTCTGGGGCCCGGTCCTGATCGTCACGCTCATGACCGTCGCGGTAGTGGCCAGCCCCATCCCGAGCGCGCCGATCGCACTGGCGGCCGGAGCGGCCTACGGACATCTCTGGGGGACCGTGCAGGTCGTCATCGGCGCCGAGCTCGGGGCGCTGATCGCCTTCGGTCTCGCACGGGTTCTGGGGTATGATGTCTTGCGGCGGGTGTTCGGTGATCGCGTCGATGCCGGGCTTCTCGGCTCGCAGACCGCGTTGACGGCGACGGTCTTTGCCAGCCGCCTGATGCCCTTCGTGTCCTTCGACATGATCAGCTACGCGGCCGGACTGAGCCGATTGCACGCCTGGCGTTTCGCCTTCGCAACATTGGCGGGGATCATCCCGGCAAGCTTCCTGCTGGCCCATTTCGGCGGTGAGGCGGTTAGCGGAGACCTCGGCCGCGCGACATGGGCGGTGCTCGGACTCGGGCTTGTGACGGGGCTGCCGCTGCTCTGGGTGGCGCTGCGGCAAAAGCCTGAAAAGGAAAATCCATGA
- a CDS encoding DUF6127 family protein, protein MTPPRSEGFVRMPDAEFEAILTRAAEEGAKRALADVGLDGDEAALDIRDLRSLVDCIRLVRRTAMQTAVRMITTGVMLALLAGIAIKLKIFGGSP, encoded by the coding sequence ATGACACCACCCCGATCCGAGGGCTTCGTGCGCATGCCCGACGCCGAGTTCGAGGCGATCCTGACCCGGGCAGCGGAGGAAGGCGCGAAGCGCGCGCTGGCCGATGTCGGCCTCGACGGCGACGAGGCCGCGCTCGACATCCGCGATCTTCGCTCGCTCGTCGACTGCATCCGGCTGGTGCGCCGCACCGCGATGCAGACCGCCGTCCGCATGATCACCACCGGCGTCATGCTGGCGCTGCTCGCGGGCATCGCCATCAAGCTCAAGATCTTCGGCGGCAGCCCGTAG
- a CDS encoding DUF302 domain-containing protein, whose amino-acid sequence MAYTINRIIPDAGIDDVDARARKALADNGFGVLTEIDVKATMKKKLDVEMPAYRILGACNPKMAYQAIGIEPRVGAMLPCNVILREVEGGVEVSAIDPVASMQAIENAELTAVAGDVRDLLAKAVEAI is encoded by the coding sequence ATGGCCTACACGATCAATCGAATTATCCCCGACGCGGGTATCGACGACGTCGACGCTCGGGCGCGAAAGGCGCTTGCTGATAATGGCTTTGGCGTCCTGACCGAGATCGACGTCAAAGCGACGATGAAAAAGAAGTTGGATGTCGAGATGCCGGCCTATCGCATCCTCGGGGCCTGCAACCCAAAGATGGCGTATCAGGCCATCGGGATCGAGCCGCGGGTAGGCGCGATGCTGCCCTGCAATGTCATTCTGCGCGAGGTCGAGGGCGGCGTAGAGGTCAGCGCCATCGATCCGGTGGCGTCGATGCAAGCGATCGAGAACGCTGAACTGACGGCCGTGGCGGGCGATGTCCGCGACCTTCTGGCGAAGGCCGTCGAGGCGATCTGA
- a CDS encoding DUF2793 domain-containing protein: protein MSDATTHLLLPYILAAQAQKHVTNNEALRILDGLVQLSVLDRDLTAPPDSPADGDRYIVGSGATGDWAGWDLNVALWTDGAWLRLPPRSGWRAWAEDEGLLLVYDGAGWIGTTPAALQNIALLGLGTTADASNPFSAKLNAALWTAKTAAEGGTGDLFYTMNKEAAGDDLGLTLQTGFVTKALVGLFGSDRFRLAVSADGSTFFDGLSVDNATGIVDQPRLPRFKAYTNYDNYVGVGTWTKIGLNNTDYNDQGAFDAANNHFVAPVDGTYLFGATLLYKINASTTARMSGRLVLNGSTEIRGSLGEISATHVSLATAIWLQTMLPLVAGDTVELQGYFRVADGYFAADHTSFWGCKVG from the coding sequence ATGTCCGACGCCACGACCCATCTCCTGCTGCCCTACATACTGGCGGCGCAGGCCCAGAAGCACGTCACCAACAACGAGGCGCTGCGGATCCTCGACGGGCTCGTCCAGCTCTCGGTTCTCGACCGGGATTTGACCGCGCCGCCCGACAGCCCTGCCGATGGTGACCGCTACATCGTCGGCTCGGGCGCGACCGGCGATTGGGCCGGCTGGGATCTGAACGTCGCGCTCTGGACCGATGGCGCCTGGCTGCGCCTGCCGCCGCGGAGCGGGTGGCGGGCGTGGGCCGAGGACGAGGGCCTGCTGCTCGTCTACGATGGCGCGGGCTGGATCGGGACCACACCAGCAGCGCTGCAGAACATCGCGCTGCTCGGGTTGGGCACGACAGCGGATGCCTCGAACCCGTTCTCGGCCAAGCTCAACGCCGCGCTCTGGACGGCGAAGACCGCGGCCGAGGGCGGCACCGGCGATCTGTTCTACACCATGAACAAGGAGGCCGCTGGCGACGATCTCGGGCTCACGCTGCAGACCGGCTTCGTGACCAAGGCGCTGGTGGGGCTGTTCGGGTCGGACCGCTTCCGGCTCGCGGTCTCGGCCGACGGCAGCACGTTCTTCGACGGGCTCAGCGTCGACAACGCCACCGGCATCGTCGACCAGCCCCGGCTGCCGCGCTTCAAGGCGTACACGAACTACGACAACTATGTCGGCGTCGGGACCTGGACGAAGATCGGCCTGAACAACACCGACTACAACGATCAGGGAGCCTTCGACGCCGCCAACAACCACTTCGTCGCCCCGGTCGACGGCACCTACCTCTTCGGCGCGACGCTGCTCTACAAGATCAACGCCAGCACGACCGCGCGAATGAGCGGACGGCTCGTGCTGAACGGCTCCACGGAAATTCGCGGCTCCCTCGGCGAAATCTCCGCCACCCACGTCTCGCTCGCCACCGCCATCTGGCTGCAGACCATGCTGCCGCTGGTCGCGGGAGATACCGTCGAACTGCAGGGGTATTTCCGGGTCGCGGACGGCTATTTCGCAGCCGATCACACGTCCTTCTGGGGCTGCAAGGTCGGCTGA
- a CDS encoding multicopper oxidase family protein — protein sequence MNTLSRRGFLAASAAAIGAAQMPRIAFAQAVAPISLSAATRTLDIDGRAATVFGLAGPGGQGLILDPGQRFRVDLTNDLDVGTIIHWHGQIPPNAQDGVPDMPMPLLAPGETRSYDFEARPGTHWMHSHVPTQEMQLLAAPLIVRSQEDLAADRQEVVMFLHDFSFKAPEEVLAEIGGSQGGGHGAGHGAGALPDQGAPMGGMGAMQGMNHGAMGHGAAVGMPMGNMPGMGGMMGMGGQMGGMAMDLNDYDWDAYLANDRTLSDPEVVQVERGGRIRLRVINAAAATVFWIETGGAEARLVAVDGHAVQPLAGTRFGLAMGQRLDIEIDLPNEGGAWPILALREGARERTGLILATQGADVRRLDAMAETEAPAFDTDLAQESRLIARDALPDRPVDRSQMLMLGGSMQPYVWTINGAVWGQHQPIIARSGERVVLSFHNMSMMAHPMHLHGHVFQVVGLNGRRVAGALRDTIHVPPMSMVDVALDAGEAASWMLHCHHMPHLATGMMTELAVTASV from the coding sequence ATGAACACGCTTTCAAGACGCGGCTTTCTTGCCGCAAGTGCGGCCGCCATTGGCGCTGCACAGATGCCCCGCATCGCCTTTGCGCAGGCGGTGGCACCGATCAGCCTCTCCGCTGCGACGCGCACGCTCGACATCGACGGTCGCGCTGCCACGGTCTTCGGGCTTGCCGGCCCCGGCGGTCAGGGACTGATCCTCGACCCCGGCCAGAGGTTCCGGGTCGATCTGACCAACGATCTCGATGTCGGCACCATCATCCACTGGCACGGCCAGATCCCGCCAAATGCGCAGGACGGCGTGCCCGACATGCCGATGCCCCTTCTCGCCCCGGGTGAGACCCGATCCTACGACTTCGAGGCACGGCCGGGCACCCACTGGATGCACAGCCATGTGCCCACTCAGGAGATGCAGCTTCTCGCCGCGCCGCTGATCGTGCGCTCGCAGGAGGATCTGGCGGCCGACCGGCAGGAGGTCGTGATGTTCCTTCATGACTTCTCCTTCAAGGCCCCCGAGGAGGTTCTGGCAGAGATCGGCGGTAGCCAGGGCGGCGGGCACGGCGCGGGCCATGGTGCCGGTGCATTGCCCGATCAGGGCGCTCCCATGGGAGGCATGGGGGCGATGCAGGGCATGAATCACGGGGCCATGGGCCATGGCGCCGCGGTCGGCATGCCGATGGGCAACATGCCCGGAATGGGCGGGATGATGGGTATGGGCGGCCAGATGGGCGGCATGGCCATGGACCTGAACGACTATGACTGGGACGCCTATCTCGCCAATGACCGGACCCTGTCGGACCCGGAGGTGGTCCAGGTCGAGCGCGGTGGCCGTATCCGGCTTCGGGTCATCAACGCCGCCGCGGCGACGGTGTTCTGGATCGAGACCGGCGGTGCCGAGGCGCGGCTGGTCGCGGTAGACGGGCACGCCGTCCAGCCTCTCGCTGGCACGCGGTTCGGGCTGGCGATGGGCCAGCGCCTGGACATCGAGATCGACCTGCCGAACGAAGGCGGCGCCTGGCCGATCCTCGCACTGCGGGAAGGCGCGCGGGAGCGCACTGGCCTGATCCTCGCCACGCAGGGTGCCGATGTCCGACGTCTAGATGCCATGGCGGAGACCGAGGCACCGGCGTTCGACACCGATCTTGCGCAGGAATCGCGCCTGATCGCCCGCGATGCCCTGCCTGATCGGCCGGTGGATCGCAGCCAGATGCTGATGCTGGGCGGCTCGATGCAGCCTTACGTCTGGACGATCAACGGGGCCGTCTGGGGACAGCACCAGCCGATCATCGCGCGCAGCGGCGAGCGAGTCGTGCTGTCGTTCCACAATATGTCGATGATGGCCCACCCGATGCATCTGCATGGCCATGTGTTCCAGGTCGTCGGGTTGAACGGGCGACGCGTTGCCGGCGCACTTCGAGACACGATTCACGTGCCGCCAATGTCGATGGTCGACGTCGCCCTAGACGCCGGCGAGGCCGCGAGCTGGATGCTGCATTGCCATCACATGCCGCATTTGGCGACCGGCATGATGACCGAACTCGCGGTCACAGCGTCGGTTTAA
- a CDS encoding DUF411 domain-containing protein — MNQDTFSRRTLLVGAAALVAASPLRALAQGAGPAIHVMKDPNCGCCSAWIEILENDGFVVTTEASAGTLLMRYKLDNGIPQEMVSCHTGRVDGYMIEGHVPVADIRRLLGERPDAIGLAVPGMPFGSPGMGPESEREAYDVFLIRGDGSTEVFTSYAAA; from the coding sequence ATGAACCAAGACACTTTTTCCCGCCGCACGCTTCTGGTCGGCGCAGCTGCGCTGGTGGCTGCGTCGCCCTTGAGGGCTCTGGCGCAAGGTGCCGGACCGGCGATCCACGTGATGAAGGACCCCAACTGCGGCTGCTGCTCGGCCTGGATCGAGATCCTCGAAAACGACGGCTTCGTCGTCACGACGGAGGCAAGCGCCGGAACGCTTCTGATGCGCTACAAGCTGGACAACGGGATCCCGCAGGAGATGGTCTCCTGCCATACGGGTCGCGTGGATGGCTACATGATCGAGGGCCACGTGCCCGTTGCCGACATTCGCCGTCTGCTGGGGGAACGCCCTGACGCTATTGGCCTCGCAGTGCCGGGCATGCCCTTTGGGTCCCCCGGGATGGGGCCGGAAAGCGAGCGCGAAGCCTACGACGTGTTCCTCATCCGAGGCGATGGATCGACCGAAGTCTTCACCAGCTACGCTGCCGCGTGA